From one Oncorhynchus keta strain PuntledgeMale-10-30-2019 chromosome 30, Oket_V2, whole genome shotgun sequence genomic stretch:
- the LOC118363768 gene encoding four and a half LIM domains protein 2-like yields the protein MAERYDCHYCKESLFGRKYVLREENPYCVKCYENLYSNSCEECKKSIGCSSRDLSYKDRHWHDDCFHCFKCSRSLVDKPFSTKDDQLLCTECYSNEYSSKCHECKKTIMPGSKKMEHKGNSWHETCFTCQHCQQPIGTKNFIHKDNSNYCVPCYEKQFAMQCIQCKKPITTGGVTYRDQPWHKDCFLCTGCKQQLSGQRFTSRDDFAYCLNCFCNLYAKKCATCTSPISGLGGSKYISFEERQWHNNCFNCKKCSISLVGRGFLTARDEIMCPECGKYV from the exons ATGGCAGAACGCTACGACTGCCATTACTGCAAGGAGTCCCTGTTTGGGAGGAAGTATGTGCTCAGGGAAGAGAACCCCTACTGTGTGAAGTGCTACGAGAACCTGTACTCTAACTCCTGTGAAGAGTGCAAGAAGTCCATTGGTTGCAGCAGCAGG GACCTGTCCTACAAGGACCGCCACTGGCATGACGACTGCTTCCACTGCTTCAAGTGTAGTCGCTCCCTGGTGGACAAGCCCTTCTCCACCAAGGACGACCAGCTGCTCTGCACCGAGTGCTACTCCAACGAGTACTCCTCCAAGTGCCACGAGTGCAAGAAGACCATCATGCCAG gcTCCAAGAAGATGGAGCATAAGGGCAACAGCTGGCATGAGACCTGCTTTACTTGCCAGCACTGCCAGCAGCCAATCGGCACCAAGAACTTCATCCATAAGGACAACAGTAACTACTGCGTGCCCTGTTACGAGAAGCAGTTTGCCATGCAGTGTATCCAATGCAAGAAG CCAATCACCACAGGCGGGGTGACCTATCGCGATCAGCCGTGGCATAAGGACTGCTTCCTGTGCACCGGTTGTAAGCAGCAGCTGTCTGGCCAGCGGTTCACCTCTCGGGACGACTTTGCCTACTGCCTGAACTGCTTCTGCAACCTGTATGCCAAGAAGTGTGCCACCTGCACCAGCCCTATCAGTG GTCTGGGTGGCAGCAAGTACATCTCGTTTGAAGAGCGCCAGTGGCACAACAACTGCTTCAACTGCAAGAAGTGCTCCATCTCCCTGGTGGGAAGAGGCTTTCTGACGGCCCGCGATGAGATCATGTGTCCTGAGTGTGGCAAATACGTCTAA